In Hydractinia symbiolongicarpus strain clone_291-10 chromosome 13, HSymV2.1, whole genome shotgun sequence, a single genomic region encodes these proteins:
- the LOC130624224 gene encoding serine/arginine repetitive matrix protein 2-like: protein MSDSDDNQVVVKEPKRRKRTFQEAVSTEDANEDPPSSRSPSPALPSRLDRIPSPSSYEVAPERPCQEGSQIVRKNNTGENVSESEAQERSRSRSVEKKRKSRSPKRDKKRSISRSPVRNRKSRSTSRSPVKRKRSRSRSPRKSRRSKSPVRRKRSRSRTRDRRRRRSRSNSPERRRRSRSNSRERRRKSRSRSRDRRRSRSRSRERRQHRNGGRSRRSYSRSPSPHFTSKWGMKRTHGLTRAVLPANPSDKKSKVLSTQEVEEKVARHMRTVKEKAEEEAKRINLPGYLNPAMVNVHQFKQVQDKRKLLWSKTKDKKESATQWAGAFDDQGNDEKFKRFMGIQGVEVNADDSQVSNSKRVLDELEKEYEKSRAFQMSRGAGGLTGIGLGFGSMPSQP, encoded by the exons ATGAGTGACAGTGATGATAATCAAGTTGTCGTGAAGGAACCAAAGAGACGTAAAAGAACATTCCAAG AAGCTGTCAGTACTGAAGACGCTAATGAAGATCCACCCTCAAGC CGTTCACCATCACCGGCTTTACCGTCTCGATTAGACCGGATTCCCTCACCATCTTCATATGAGGTTGCGCCGGAAAGGCCGTGCCAAGAAG GTAGTCAAATCGTGCGAAAAAACAACACCGGGGAAAATGTAAGCGAAAGTGAGGCACAAGAGCGAAGTAGATCAAGAAGTGTCGAAAAAAAGCGAAAATCTCGAAGCCCGAAGCGTGATAAAAAACGATCGATCAGTCGAAGCCCTGTAAGGAATAGAAAATCACGAAGTACAAGTCGTAGTCCCGTCAAGAGGAAAAGGTCACGAAGTCGAAGCCCCAGAAAGAGTAGGCGGTCTAAAAGTCCAGTTCGCCGAAAACGCTCTCGAAGTAGAACTCGCgatcgtcgtcgtcgtcgttcaCGTAGCAACAGTCCTGAACGTCGTCGAAGATCACGTAGTAATAGCAGAGAACGTCGTCGCAAATCTCGCAGTAGAAGCAGAGACAGGAGACGAAGTCGTAGCAGGAGTCGTGAACGAAGGCAACATAGAAACGGAGGACGATCACGAAGGAGCTACAGCCGTAGCCCAAGTCCACACTTTACCAGCAAGTGGGGAATGAAGCGAACGCATGGGTTAACTAGAGCAGTTTTACCAGCTAACCCAAGTG acAAAAAGTCAAAAGTATTATCGACACAAGAAGTTGAGGAGAAGGTTGCGCGTCATATGAGAACagtaaaagaaaaagcagaGGAAGAAGCAAAGCGAATTAATCTTCCTGGCTATTTAAATCCAGCCATGGTGAATGTGCATCAGTTTAAACAAGTTCAAGACAAACGGAAGCTTTTATGGAGCAAAACGAAAGATAAG AAAGAGAGCGCTACTCAGTGGGCAGGAGCATTCGATGATCAGGGTAATGACGAAAAATTCAAACGTTTTATGGGTATTCAGGGTGTCGAGGTCAATGCAGATGATTCTCAAGTATCAAATAGCAAAAGAGTGTTGGATGAACTTGAAAAAGAGTACGAAAAGTCACGTGCTTTTCAAATGTCACGTGGCGCTGGTGGCTTAACTGGAATTGGCTTGGGATTTGGTTCAATGCCTTCACAACCATAG